The Leishmania major strain Friedlin complete genome, chromosome 31 genome contains a region encoding:
- a CDS encoding putative c2 domain protein, producing MGRLEIRVCGARNVANVQRVGKPDPYVKVKLGNSKKSQIKYKTHVAENCLNPVWNELFKFQVADYDSMQVVFELWNDNVIVDDLLGSYSLSLNGLTRGVVIDTWVLLEGTKGSSSELHLRVLAVDFGRDPGPGDRLTLSLEGDTMMPSTGQTYRPPKNYVPPTQGIVLQSYPPAPLGPPPPVVYSPSAAPRPQVQYGYVTPPQPQRYACGAPPPPPQQPPSQGYGYGAVQAPQNYSYGAPPPPQPMYGAPQLPQCLPYAAGPPPPQMYGPPPPQRRPVQMAYGIPPDM from the coding sequence ATGGGCCGCCTCGAGATCCGTGTCTGCGGTGCCCGCAATGTGGCGAACGTGCAGAGGGTGGGTAAACCCGACCCGTACGTAAAGGTCAAGTTGGGCAACAGTAAGAAGTCGCAGATTAAATACAAGACCCACGTAGCCGAGAACTGCCTTAACCCCGTCTGGAATGAGCTCTTCAAGTTTCAGGTCGCCGACTACGACTCGATGCAGGTAGTGTTCGAGCTGTGGAACGACAACGTCATCGTCGACGACCTCCTCGGAAGCTACAGCCTCTCCCTCAACGGCCTAACCcgcggcgtcgtcatcgATACCTGGGTGCTTCTCGAGGGAACGAAGGGCTCATCCTCGGAGCTGCACTTGCGCGTCCTCGCAGTGGACTTTGGCCGCGACCCGGGACCTGGCGACCGGCTCACCTTATCGCTCGAGGGGGATACCATGATGCCATCTACGGGCCAGACATACCGTCCGCCGAAGAACTACGTGCCGCCAACCCAGGGGATTGTACTGCAGTCGTACCCCCCTGCTCCGCTAGggcctccgccgccggtggtCTACAGTCCCTCGGCTGCGCCGAGGCCGCAAGTACAGTACGGCTACGTGACTCCACCACAACCGCAGAGGTACGCATGCGGtgctcctcccccaccgccacagcagccgccgtcgcagggGTACGGCTACGGCGCTGTTCAGGCGCCACAAAACTACAGCTATggcgcgccccctcccccgcagcCCATGTATGGCGccccgcagctgccgcagtgtCTCCCGTACGCTGCCGGTCCTCCGCCACCCCAGATGTAcggccctccccctccgcagcggcggccggtGCAGATGGCCTACGGTATCCCGCCCGACATGTAA